Genomic window (Granulicella arctica):
GCATCAGCATTGGCGTCGCTGTTTCACCACAGGATGCGGGCACCAGCAGTGAACTGCACAAGGCGGCAGACGACGCCATGTATCGAGCGAAACGCAGGGGCGGCAGCATCGTCGCCTTTGTGGGCGAAGAGGCTGCGCAGATCCACGCTGTTTGACTCTAGAGAACGCGGCTGTGTTTATACCCTTCGGCGGTGAGAGCTGCGAGGAGTTCGGCTACCTGCTCGCGGCCACGGGTTTCCATGGTGATATCAATGACGGTGTCGCCCAGGTTTACGCCGTAGTAGGCGCGGTTATACAAAGTATTGACGATGTTCGCTCGATGGCTGGCGATCAGACGGGTCAAGTCCGATAAGGCCCCGGGCTTGTCGAGGAGATGGATGCGCAGCATGATTAAGCGCCCATCCTGTACGAGGCCGCGCTCGATAATGCGCGAGAGCAGGGTGACGTCAATGTTGCCGCCGCAGACGAGAACAGCGGTGTGAGCGCCCTTGAGGCTGGTCTTGTGCTGGAGTAGGGCGGCCAGCGCGGTGGCTCCCGCACCTTCGGCGAGAGTCTTCTCGCGTTCGAGCAGCATGAGGATCGAGGAGGCGATCTCGTCTTCGTCGACCGTGACGATCTCGTCGACATACTGCTGCACCATAGGAAACGTGACATCTCCGGCGCGGCGAACAGCGATGCCATCCGCAATTGTGGTTGCTGGATCGATCGTCACAGGATGACGCTGCTCGATTGCCATGACCATCGATGGGAGGCGGGATGTCTGCACGCCGATGATGCGGACCTCCGGTCGCAACTCCTTGATGGCGCAAGCGATGCCACCGATCAAGCCTCCACCGCCGATGGGAACGACGACGGCTTCCAGTTGCGGAATCTGCTCCAATAGCTCCAGGCCGATTGTGCCCTGACCGGCCATAACGGCGGGATCGTCGAATGGATGGATGAAGGTCATGTTCTGCTCGGTGCAGATGCGGGTTGCCTCTTCGCAGGCTTCGTCGTAGTTGGCACCGTGAAGGATCACTTCAGCACCGAAGTTTCGCGTGGCGGTAACCTTCACCAAGGGCGTTGGCAAGGGCATGACAATGATCGCTCGAATACCCCTTGCGGTCGCATGGTAGGCGACCCCCTGGGCATGGTTACCGGCACTTGCGGCCACAACCCCCCGCGATGCTTCCTGCGGCGTCAGCAAGGCAATACGGTTAAGGGCACCTCTCTCTTTGAAGCTACCTGTCATCTGTAGGTTTTCAAGCTTCAGGTAGATCTGCTGGCCGGTGAGAGCGGAGAGCATCTGCGAATGAGGGCAGGGCGAGTAGTAGATGGAAGAACGTAGCCGCTCACGCGCGGTTAGTACGTCGGCAAGGCTAATGCTGCGATTGTCCTGGGTCTGATTCACGGTGTATCGATGGTACTCGAAGCGCGAACGAGGGGACCGCAGAGCTCCGTAAGGACCACCTACAAGACCAGACAAGTGAAGATCACGCTCGCAACAGACTGGTTCCTGGCGACGATCCAGATCAATGCGCCCAGCTAATCGGTTCGCGCATAGCATTTTGCTGAAACTGCCGTGTGTAAGCAACTGAATCCCTCACGCTACGCGACCCTATATGATTGAAAGCGGTACGGGCCTGCATTCTTGCGAGTTTCCGGCCAATCTAGTTTTGGAGTACACATCCGTCGTGAGTCAACGCAAATCAGCGGTCATTCTGGGCGCCCAATGGGGCGATGAGGGTAAAGGCAAGATTGTCGATGTGCTGTCGGAGAAGTTCGACATGGTGGCCCGATATGCCGGCGGCCACAACGCGGGACACACCGTCATTATCGAAGGCAAGAAATTCGTACTCCAGTTGATTCCATGCGGCGTGCTGCGGCCGGGCTGCAAAGGCGTCATCGGCAACGGTGTCGTGCTCGATCCGATGGCATTTCTGAGCGAGGTAAAGAAGCTGAAGGATGTGGGTTTGCCGATCGATGGTCAGCTCTTTATCTCGAACCGGGCGCAGGTGATCCTGCCATACCATCGAATGATTGAGCTAGCGGCTGAGAATGCGCCGGGGCGGACGAAAATTGGCACGACCAGCCGGGGCATTGGGCCGGCGTACGAAGACAAAATGCACCGCAGTGGCCTGCGCGTGGTGGATCTGCTGAATTCGGCTCTGCTGCGAACGCACATCCAGAACGCCTGTTTTGAGAAAAATACGATTGCCCATGCATTATTTGGGACGGAGCCGCTTGATCCGAAGAGCATGTATGAGGAGTATGCACGAGCGGCTGAGCAGATTGCTCCATTCGTGACAGATACGGCTGTGATGTTGAACAAGGCTATCGATGATGGGCAAAAGGTAATGTTCGAGGGCGCACAGGGAGCACTGCTCGATATCGACCATGGTACGTACCCGTTTGTGACCTCGTCCTCGGCTACGGCCGGCGGAGCGGTGACCGGTACGGGTGTCGGACCAACGCGGATCGGCACGGTCATAGGAGTGACAAAAGCCTATGTGACACGAGTGGGTGAGGGCCCATTCCCTACCGAGATCCATGATGATTCTGCAGATCTGCTCCGGGCGCGTGGCCAGGAGTACGGTGCGGTCACTGGTCGTCCCCGGCGTTGTGGCTGGTTGGACCTTCCACTCCTGCGGTACAGCAACATGATCAATGGAACAGAGTGGCTGGTCGTAACCAAGATGGACGTGATGGACGAGTGTGTCGACATTCCAGTCTGTACGGGATACAAGATCAACGGACAATTGACAGATGTAATCCCGGCGGACATGCGCGGCTACGAGTCAATTGTGCCTGTCTACACCACGCTCAAAGGGTGGAACTGCTCAACCGAGGGAATCACGGAGTTTGAAAAGCTGCCGCAGCTTGCGCAGGACTACCTGAAGTTTCTTGAAAAGGAGTCAGGCGCAAAAATCGGCATGGTATCAACGGGACCTGATCGGGCACAAACGATGACGCTGCCGGCTTTTGCAGAAGCACTCAAGGCTTAGGCAGGACGACTGGAGTACATGATGGTTAGTTTTACGGTACGGCTGCGGTTTGAACAGGAACACTTGGAACAGGTACGGGAGCAGTTGACCAGCCTTACCCTTGCATCGCGGGAAGAGCCAGGCTGCGTGACCTATGTCGCTCACTTTGTTGAGGGTGAACCTACGACAGTGCTGATCTACGAGCAATACAACGATGAGGCAGCCCTCGAACATCATCGAGGAACACCACACTTCCATCGGTATGCGATTGGCGGCTTCTATCAGTTGATGAAGGACCGGGTTATGGAAAGTCTTACCGCCATCTGCTAAAAGCGGGCGGCATTTTCTTTATTTGCCGCCCGTTGAGTTTAGTTTTTGACTCCTGTCATCAGCCGGATTAGTATCCGCTTGAACAATGTCACTCCTGCTGCACCTTCGTCCGTGCCTCCGCGCAAGACTACTCTGCCTGCTTGTCCTCAGTCTGGGGCTAGCTCAAGCGACACTCGCGTCTGCCGCGGTTCATCGTCCTCACGAATCGAAGCGGAGCGAAAAGCGCCAGATTGAGGACTTGGAAGAGCAATGGCGCAGGGCGCTTATCGCCGATGACGTGGCAGCGGCTGACGACTTGTTGGCTGAAGATTACGTTGGCATCTCCATGACAGGCCAGGCAAATACCAAATCCCAACAGCTCGACCGCATCCGTAACCGACGCCTGGTCATTACCAGCATGAACCTGAGTGACAGCAAGGTGAAGCTCGTGGGTCCGGTCGCTATCGTCACCTGTCTTACCCAGATCGAAGGCACGAATGAGGGCACCTCTATGAGGGGTACGTATCGATATACACGCATCTACCAGAAGCTGCCCTCCGGCGTCTGGAAGACAACAAGCTTTGAGGCAACCCGAGTTCCGGAGTCGCGCTGATCATAGCGTGTCTAGTTTGCATAGAAAAGCCTGCCATCTGGCAGGCTTTTCTAGCGATCGGGGTGAAGTTACGATGCTTGTCTTACATTGAGAGCGAGGAGTCGGCGGGAAAGCGAACGTGTGGCACCCGTAATGTGGGCGTCATCTGGCTCCGTCGCCATCTTTACAACGGCTGATACCGACTTCCGGGGCGCGGGCACGGGAGCGTAACGGGAACGTCGCGTCTCGGTTCCCGGAATTGCAGAGCCTAGAAGACCTGCCTTCAGTGCCACTTCCTTTGAGGTCGAACGCGGAGTTAGTGATGGAAGATTGTTAGGAACTGGCATACTTGCCTCCTTCGATTCTTCTCTTCAGCAATACAGAAAGGACAGAAAGTTACTTGAGGTTATTACCACTGACTACATGGATGAAGATCTGGGGTACCAAGTTGCTTCTGCAGCGAAGGCATTTCGAAGCTTTTCCCAAGTGAGATCGAGCGTTTCGGGGAGAACGCGGGTTTCGGCGGTAACGGTCATAAAGTTGGTGTCACCTCTCCACCGGGGTAGCGCGTGAAGGTGAAGGTGATCGGCTACACCAGCGCCAGCTGCTTCACCCAGATTGAGTCCGAGATTCAGGCCGTCCGGACGATACGCCGCCCGCAGTACGGCCTCTGTCCTCTGAGCCAGTCGCATAATCTCTGTAAGAGCGTCTGGGTCCAGAAGTGTCAAGGAATCAAGGTGCCGATGCGGGACGATCAAAACGTGGCCGGTTGCGTATGGGAAGGCATTGAGACAGATAAAGCAGTAGGTGGCACGATGAACTATGAGCGCCGCGTGATCGGCGTCACTCGCCGGCATTCCCTGTTCAATGGCGTAATCGGCGGCTGCTCTCAAGTTACAAAAGACGCAGTGCTTGTCATATTCTGCAGGCCAGGCGCTAAGCGCGGCTGGAACCCCCCTGCGACCGTCGGGTTCCGTGCGACTTACATAGCTGTAGCGCCACGGCGTCCAGAGTCGGTCC
Coding sequences:
- a CDS encoding nuclear transport factor 2 family protein, encoding MEEQWRRALIADDVAAADDLLAEDYVGISMTGQANTKSQQLDRIRNRRLVITSMNLSDSKVKLVGPVAIVTCLTQIEGTNEGTSMRGTYRYTRIYQKLPSGVWKTTSFEATRVPESR
- a CDS encoding adenylosuccinate synthase, with translation MSQRKSAVILGAQWGDEGKGKIVDVLSEKFDMVARYAGGHNAGHTVIIEGKKFVLQLIPCGVLRPGCKGVIGNGVVLDPMAFLSEVKKLKDVGLPIDGQLFISNRAQVILPYHRMIELAAENAPGRTKIGTTSRGIGPAYEDKMHRSGLRVVDLLNSALLRTHIQNACFEKNTIAHALFGTEPLDPKSMYEEYARAAEQIAPFVTDTAVMLNKAIDDGQKVMFEGAQGALLDIDHGTYPFVTSSSATAGGAVTGTGVGPTRIGTVIGVTKAYVTRVGEGPFPTEIHDDSADLLRARGQEYGAVTGRPRRCGWLDLPLLRYSNMINGTEWLVVTKMDVMDECVDIPVCTGYKINGQLTDVIPADMRGYESIVPVYTTLKGWNCSTEGITEFEKLPQLAQDYLKFLEKESGAKIGMVSTGPDRAQTMTLPAFAEALKA
- a CDS encoding putative quinol monooxygenase — protein: MMVSFTVRLRFEQEHLEQVREQLTSLTLASREEPGCVTYVAHFVEGEPTTVLIYEQYNDEAALEHHRGTPHFHRYAIGGFYQLMKDRVMESLTAIC
- a CDS encoding threonine ammonia-lyase — protein: MNQTQDNRSISLADVLTARERLRSSIYYSPCPHSQMLSALTGQQIYLKLENLQMTGSFKERGALNRIALLTPQEASRGVVAASAGNHAQGVAYHATARGIRAIIVMPLPTPLVKVTATRNFGAEVILHGANYDEACEEATRICTEQNMTFIHPFDDPAVMAGQGTIGLELLEQIPQLEAVVVPIGGGGLIGGIACAIKELRPEVRIIGVQTSRLPSMVMAIEQRHPVTIDPATTIADGIAVRRAGDVTFPMVQQYVDEIVTVDEDEIASSILMLLEREKTLAEGAGATALAALLQHKTSLKGAHTAVLVCGGNIDVTLLSRIIERGLVQDGRLIMLRIHLLDKPGALSDLTRLIASHRANIVNTLYNRAYYGVNLGDTVIDITMETRGREQVAELLAALTAEGYKHSRVL
- a CDS encoding HIT family protein, which gives rise to MDRLWTPWRYSYVSRTEPDGRRGVPAALSAWPAEYDKHCVFCNLRAAADYAIEQGMPASDADHAALIVHRATYCFICLNAFPYATGHVLIVPHRHLDSLTLLDPDALTEIMRLAQRTEAVLRAAYRPDGLNLGLNLGEAAGAGVADHLHLHALPRWRGDTNFMTVTAETRVLPETLDLTWEKLRNAFAAEATWYPRSSSM